The genomic stretch GCTGCGCAGGTTGTGCGGCTCGCTTCGCATCGTTCTCGACATCGCCTCACATGGAATCCGCACGCAACGTCCTCGGTGGTCCCCTCAAATCCTGCAGCTCGCAGCCCGCGACCGGCTTTTTTCGCAACGGCCGTTGCGACACGTGCGCGGAGGATCTCGGTTCGCACACCGTGTGTGCGGAGATGACGGACGCGTTTCTGGCGTTCAGCCAAGCGATGGGAAACGATCTCTCGACTCCGCATCCGGAGTATCGCTTTCCGGGGTTGAAGGCGGGCGACCGGTGGTGCGTGTGCGCGGCGCGGTGGTTGGAGGCGTATCGCGCGGGTTACGCACCGCCGGTGGTGTTGGCGGCGACGCACGAGCGGGCGCTGGAGATCGTGCCGTTGCAGGCGCTGCGTCACCACGCCACGGCGTGAGGAGCGATTCGCGCCGCCTCGGCGTCGCGACGGCACGGCGTATTCACGGTTCCACTACGACGGGCATGCCGGGGCGAACGAGCGGGAGGAGGTATTCGGCGTTCCAGTTGGCGAGGCGGAAGCAACCGCTCGACTCGGTGCGGCCGACCAGTTCGGGATCCGGCGTGCCGTGGATGCCGTAGCCGGGTAGGCTGAGGCCGATCCAAGCGGTGCCGACGGGGTTGTTGGGGCCGGGCTGGAGGATGAGTTTGCGGCCGATCGCTTGGGCTTCGGGCGAATCGGGAAACGTCTCGGGGTTGAAGGTGTAGTTGGGGTTCGGGGCGGTCACGGCGACCTCGAGTTCGCCGACCGGACGTTTGTCGACACGGCGCGCGATGCTGCAGGGGAAGTGCGCGAGGAGGCGCGAGCCGGCGTCGTAGAGGCCCATGGTCTTTGCTTCGAGGTGGATGA from Opitutales bacterium ASA1 encodes the following:
- a CDS encoding DUF2237 domain-containing protein: MESARNVLGGPLKSCSSQPATGFFRNGRCDTCAEDLGSHTVCAEMTDAFLAFSQAMGNDLSTPHPEYRFPGLKAGDRWCVCAARWLEAYRAGYAPPVVLAATHERALEIVPLQALRHHATA